From the Candidatus Scalindua japonica genome, one window contains:
- a CDS encoding anti-sigma factor family protein: MKCEQVKELILTDYLDGQMEKAKKTQLEEHLTTCRDCREYELLTRTTVVEPFYNIEKHNPPEATWNKTREQIIVEQQMHNNSIADLFNRVKTLFYFPKPAFIAATVVVLFAVATTVIKFPLENQETRKGVSDSQVECINYLMSVFDEELINGDDDLETSIEYFFL; encoded by the coding sequence ATGAAGTGTGAACAGGTAAAAGAACTCATTCTTACCGATTATCTTGATGGACAGATGGAAAAAGCGAAGAAAACTCAACTAGAGGAACACCTGACAACTTGCAGGGATTGCCGGGAATATGAACTTCTAACGAGGACTACAGTTGTTGAACCATTCTATAACATTGAAAAACACAATCCACCTGAAGCAACATGGAACAAAACCAGGGAACAGATTATTGTAGAACAACAAATGCATAATAACTCCATTGCTGACTTATTTAACAGAGTAAAAACACTCTTTTATTTTCCGAAACCTGCATTTATTGCTGCAACAGTAGTCGTTTTGTTTGCTGTAGCAACAACTGTTATTAAATTTCCTTTAGAAAATCAGGAAACCAGAAAAGGAGTTTCTGATAGTCAGGTTGAATGCATCAACTATTTGATGAGTGTTTTTGACGAAGAACTGATTAATGGAGATGACGACCTCGAAACCTCAATAGAATATTTTTTTCTATGA
- a CDS encoding Spy/CpxP family protein refolding chaperone, with product MNIKLKKVFFALSIVGVTLLSSNVYSQPPGEHFNRHQEMREKMRAKKQEAFKQLDLSPEQERLIQAHRNNHREQGDAFQENMRAKKEAIRNELQKEEFDLEKIHAIHNELKNLILEKADHKLNGILEVRKILTAEQFRKFCELRKEIRPMQGRRKGFY from the coding sequence ATGAATATCAAGTTGAAAAAAGTTTTTTTCGCATTAAGCATAGTCGGGGTGACACTGTTATCATCAAATGTTTATTCACAACCACCGGGAGAACATTTCAACAGGCATCAAGAAATGCGGGAAAAAATGAGGGCTAAAAAGCAGGAGGCGTTCAAACAACTCGACCTTAGTCCTGAACAGGAAAGGCTGATACAAGCTCACCGAAATAACCATAGAGAACAGGGTGATGCGTTTCAAGAAAATATGAGAGCAAAGAAAGAGGCAATCAGAAATGAGCTCCAGAAAGAAGAGTTCGATCTGGAAAAGATCCACGCAATCCATAATGAATTGAAAAACTTAATCCTGGAAAAAGCCGATCATAAATTAAACGGCATACTGGAAGTAAGAAAAATATTAACCGCCGAACAATTCAGGAAATTTTGTGAATTGAGAAAAGAGATACGTCCAATGCAAGGTAGGAGAAAGGGGTTCTATTGA
- a CDS encoding 2-hydroxyacyl-CoA dehydratase subunit D, protein MTITETKRQQQKRYFNDQFQNRMKRQRFYSPLKGSQTRERAMYKLLMESFRDTSTVVWKSTFVPSEIIYAIGGVPLYIETFSAMAAGVGMCTDMLTASENQGFSRDCCSFLRGVLGASRKNILPKPDALISSSYYCDGDPMIFDIFADEYKSPHHYLHIPFFAEREGACDLVADQLEEITRSIARETGREFSRDKLSETIAVSNEACRYFKKAMDLRKHRPSPMLGCEAIDHIGSISQLWGSKSFVRISKLLCEELEERIEKGVTAVEDEQHRLLWCHLRPYYNDEIFQYLEIEHKAVVAFEMVNMITWEEMDPQKPFQSLAKKLLANQSIGPHERMTRWISTMIKEYSIDGIIWMAPWGCRHFNSLSQMVKEGLRKEGDIPFYILDLECIDKRNYSKEQVRTRLDAFLEVLEDGLED, encoded by the coding sequence ATGACAATAACAGAAACAAAAAGACAACAACAAAAGAGATACTTCAACGATCAATTTCAAAACAGGATGAAACGGCAACGTTTCTACTCTCCACTGAAAGGCTCTCAGACAAGAGAGAGAGCTATGTATAAACTGCTTATGGAGAGTTTCAGAGATACCTCTACGGTTGTATGGAAGAGCACCTTTGTACCATCGGAGATTATCTATGCGATTGGAGGTGTTCCATTATACATTGAAACCTTCAGTGCCATGGCAGCAGGAGTTGGCATGTGTACCGATATGTTGACGGCTTCGGAAAACCAGGGGTTTTCACGCGACTGCTGCTCATTTCTGAGAGGCGTGCTGGGAGCTTCCCGTAAGAACATCCTCCCCAAACCGGACGCGCTTATATCAAGTTCATACTATTGTGACGGAGATCCAATGATCTTTGATATCTTTGCAGATGAGTACAAAAGCCCGCACCATTACCTTCATATTCCTTTTTTTGCGGAAAGAGAAGGGGCTTGTGATTTAGTAGCAGATCAGTTGGAAGAGATAACTCGTTCAATTGCCCGTGAAACAGGCAGAGAGTTCAGTCGAGACAAATTATCAGAGACCATTGCAGTCTCAAATGAGGCCTGCAGATATTTTAAGAAGGCAATGGACCTGAGGAAACACAGGCCAAGCCCTATGCTTGGATGTGAGGCCATTGATCATATCGGATCAATCTCTCAGTTATGGGGTTCGAAATCGTTTGTCAGGATTTCAAAGCTTTTGTGTGAGGAACTGGAGGAGAGGATTGAGAAAGGAGTAACCGCTGTTGAAGATGAGCAGCACCGGTTACTATGGTGCCACTTAAGGCCCTATTATAATGATGAGATTTTCCAGTACCTTGAGATTGAACACAAAGCGGTTGTTGCGTTTGAGATGGTAAATATGATTACGTGGGAAGAGATGGACCCGCAAAAACCGTTTCAATCTCTTGCAAAGAAACTTCTGGCAAATCAGTCTATCGGCCCGCATGAGAGAATGACCCGCTGGATTTCTACCATGATTAAAGAGTACTCTATTGATGGTATTATATGGATGGCTCCATGGGGATGCAGGCATTTTAACAGTCTTTCTCAGATGGTAAAGGAAGGACTTCGTAAAGAGGGAGATATTCCATTTTATATATTAGACCTTGAGTGTATAGATAAGAGAAACTATTCAAAGGAGCAGGTAAGGACCCGTCTCGACGCATTCCTGGAAGTTCTGGAAGACGGATTGGAGGATTAA
- a CDS encoding RNA polymerase sigma factor — translation MFTNLDENTIIDALEGDADAFESIYNEYSGFVYNVALRVVNSADEAQEVTQEVFLTVYRKLKSFKFKSSLKTWIYRITVNMAIDYARKRSKERDHSELYTENNKRQKTIDTVSEEIEREQQEKTISTLLETLNPDQRACIVLRSIEGLSYQEIADALNININTVRTRIKRARGKLIDLRKEMVINEV, via the coding sequence GTGTTTACTAATTTAGACGAAAATACAATCATTGATGCTTTAGAAGGTGATGCAGACGCTTTTGAGAGCATATACAATGAGTACTCAGGATTTGTATATAATGTTGCATTAAGAGTGGTAAACAGTGCAGACGAAGCACAGGAAGTTACTCAGGAAGTATTTCTCACTGTTTACCGGAAACTTAAGAGTTTCAAGTTCAAATCATCCCTTAAAACATGGATTTACAGGATAACCGTTAATATGGCTATTGACTATGCCAGAAAAAGATCAAAAGAACGGGACCATTCAGAACTGTATACAGAAAATAATAAACGGCAGAAGACTATTGATACTGTTAGTGAGGAAATTGAGAGAGAACAGCAGGAGAAAACAATCTCAACTTTACTGGAAACTCTTAATCCTGATCAAAGAGCTTGTATCGTATTAAGAAGTATCGAAGGCCTAAGTTATCAAGAAATAGCGGATGCACTAAACATTAATATTAATACCGTACGTACCAGAATAAAAAGGGCCAGGGGAAAACTGATAGATTTAAGAAAAGAGATGGTGATAAATGAAGTGTGA
- a CDS encoding M20/M25/M40 family metallo-hydrolase — protein sequence MKRQSLWSFLQISLFVLTLSSTTFGQINHDLKVKLFPDSHRIEVIDKITLPTGSNKDGFLQFTIHQGLKPEVLDKEVILRKTFGAEAGQFFSDNPSLQQSSMKMGVFEVHLPEGINQFTLKYTGEIFHPVKEYGEEYARSFSVSPGIISLEGIFLSGSTIWYPYFVDELVTFNLDVELPAGWSSVSQGTREKDEKGADYRHDVWVANTPQEEIYLIASEFTEYSQAAGAVDAMAFLRTPDSPLAQKYLDTTAQYLEMYRKLLGPYPYSKFALVENFWETGYGMPSFTLLGPRVIRFPFILHSSYPHEILHNWWGNGVYTDYEKGNWAEGLTTYLADHLIKEQRGIAVEYRRSVLQKYTNYVTTNKDKDFPLTRFRSRHSAVTEAVGYGKTMMLFHMIRQQLGDQAFIKALHRFYRQYKFKVASFDDVEMVFDNVTDDSLAPLFEQWVKRTGSPSLRVREAVVKPKGDGYVLSAVIEQTQEAGAYQLKLPIAVHMEAVANAYQTTVEIDSQQYNLELMLPVRPVRLDVDPEFDLFRTLDHNESPPALSQVFGAEQVLVVLPATAPESIRLGYQNLAKGWQKGRSVNMEIKLDSELDALPADRAVWLFGWENRFLPVMNKALADYNFAEKESGFSIEGTEMRRDRHSTVVMARHPSNNAHALAWLAADNVAAMPGLGRKLPHYNKYSYLGFTGDEPANVFKGQWPVVNSPMSVTLSREDGKEVEPTIAKLAPRSALAQLPPVFSEARMLKDITYLASDELVGRGLGSEGLDKAADYIAKQLSDAGIQPFGDGPDNYFQTWTEKVDMPDQDVVTIKNVIGVIPGTNPEFEGQSVVIGAHYDSHGLGWPDCFAGNEGKIHHGADDNASGISVLLEFARLAGKKWQPERTIVFVAFSAEEAGKLGSLHYVKSVEKYPVSKIMGMVNLDTVGQLGQDPLIIFGTDSAREWVHIFRGAGYVTGIPIKSITNNFGNSDEKSFLDVGIPAVHIFGGAHGNYHRPTDTVDKIDSAGLVKTAAILKETVEYLAARPEPLTSTLTTTKDATAKKQIHKKRRIILGTVPAYGYTGKGVLLDGVTSDSPADKTGLRKGDIIVRIGEVAIGDLQIYSDFLKTLHAGDEIEIVYMRDGTEHSVTTRVDLR from the coding sequence ATGAAGCGCCAATCCTTATGGAGTTTTTTACAAATCAGTTTATTTGTCCTGACTTTGTCGTCGACTACATTTGGACAGATTAACCATGATCTTAAGGTCAAACTGTTTCCTGACAGTCACCGGATCGAGGTAATTGATAAAATTACTTTGCCAACGGGGTCAAACAAAGATGGATTTTTACAATTTACAATTCATCAAGGGCTCAAGCCTGAAGTTTTGGATAAAGAAGTCATATTAAGAAAAACATTTGGCGCTGAAGCCGGACAATTTTTCAGTGATAATCCATCGCTTCAACAAAGCAGTATGAAAATGGGGGTTTTTGAGGTTCATCTGCCGGAGGGAATAAATCAGTTTACACTCAAATATACAGGTGAGATTTTTCATCCGGTTAAGGAATATGGTGAGGAATATGCGCGAAGTTTTAGTGTCTCGCCTGGTATTATTTCTCTTGAAGGGATTTTTCTTAGCGGGTCAACTATCTGGTATCCATACTTTGTTGATGAATTGGTGACATTCAATCTTGATGTTGAATTACCGGCAGGTTGGTCGTCGGTAAGTCAGGGTACACGTGAAAAAGATGAAAAAGGCGCGGATTACAGACATGATGTATGGGTCGCAAATACACCGCAGGAAGAGATATATCTGATAGCCTCTGAATTTACGGAATACAGCCAGGCTGCGGGCGCTGTTGATGCCATGGCTTTCTTACGAACACCTGATTCCCCGCTTGCGCAGAAATATCTGGATACAACGGCCCAGTATCTTGAGATGTATAGGAAACTTCTCGGGCCGTATCCCTACAGCAAGTTTGCTCTGGTAGAAAATTTCTGGGAGACCGGTTACGGTATGCCGTCATTCACTCTGCTAGGTCCCAGGGTGATTCGTTTTCCATTTATCTTACACTCTTCCTATCCTCATGAAATCCTTCATAACTGGTGGGGTAATGGCGTTTATACCGATTATGAAAAGGGTAACTGGGCTGAGGGCCTGACAACGTATCTTGCGGACCATCTTATTAAAGAGCAGCGTGGCATAGCAGTTGAATACCGACGTTCCGTTTTACAAAAATATACGAACTACGTAACTACCAATAAGGACAAGGACTTTCCCCTGACCCGATTCCGTTCCCGGCACAGTGCAGTCACTGAGGCCGTAGGCTACGGAAAGACCATGATGTTGTTTCATATGATTCGGCAGCAGCTGGGTGATCAGGCCTTTATAAAGGCCCTTCATAGATTTTACCGGCAATATAAGTTTAAGGTTGCTTCTTTTGATGACGTTGAAATGGTTTTTGATAATGTGACGGATGATTCTCTGGCACCGTTGTTTGAACAATGGGTAAAAAGGACAGGTTCGCCTTCACTGAGAGTACGTGAGGCTGTCGTAAAACCAAAGGGAGATGGTTATGTATTATCAGCTGTTATTGAACAGACTCAGGAAGCTGGGGCGTATCAATTAAAGCTGCCAATCGCGGTCCACATGGAAGCAGTTGCGAATGCGTACCAGACCACTGTAGAAATTGATTCCCAACAGTACAATCTGGAGCTCATGCTCCCTGTGCGTCCGGTTCGCCTGGATGTGGATCCTGAATTTGACCTGTTTCGCACATTAGATCACAATGAAAGTCCGCCTGCATTAAGCCAGGTTTTTGGAGCCGAGCAGGTATTGGTTGTGCTACCAGCAACTGCACCTGAATCAATTCGTCTGGGTTATCAAAATCTGGCAAAGGGGTGGCAGAAAGGCCGTTCGGTGAATATGGAGATCAAACTTGATAGTGAGCTGGATGCATTACCGGCTGATCGTGCAGTCTGGTTGTTTGGATGGGAAAATCGTTTCCTTCCTGTTATGAATAAAGCACTTGCAGATTACAATTTTGCCGAAAAGGAGAGTGGCTTCTCTATCGAAGGTACTGAAATGAGACGTGACCGGCATTCAACTGTGGTTATGGCACGGCATCCGTCTAACAACGCTCATGCTCTGGCCTGGCTGGCTGCGGATAATGTGGCTGCAATGCCCGGCCTGGGAAGAAAACTTCCACATTATAACAAATACAGCTATCTTGGCTTTACGGGTGATGAACCGGCAAATGTCTTTAAAGGCCAGTGGCCTGTGGTCAATTCACCCATGTCAGTGACCCTCTCCAGGGAAGATGGTAAAGAGGTTGAACCAACTATAGCTAAACTGGCACCGCGTTCTGCTCTTGCGCAGTTGCCACCTGTTTTTTCAGAGGCAAGAATGTTAAAGGATATTACGTACCTTGCTTCTGACGAACTCGTTGGTAGAGGTCTCGGTTCAGAGGGGCTGGATAAAGCGGCCGACTATATTGCTAAACAGTTGTCTGATGCCGGTATACAACCTTTTGGGGATGGTCCTGATAATTATTTCCAAACCTGGACTGAAAAGGTAGATATGCCTGATCAAGATGTTGTTACTATTAAAAATGTAATTGGGGTTATTCCGGGTACAAATCCTGAATTTGAAGGGCAGAGTGTCGTTATTGGGGCACACTATGATTCACACGGACTTGGATGGCCTGACTGCTTTGCTGGCAACGAAGGAAAAATTCACCACGGCGCCGATGACAATGCCAGTGGGATCTCCGTATTACTGGAATTTGCACGTCTGGCTGGTAAAAAATGGCAGCCTGAACGTACAATTGTGTTCGTAGCTTTCAGTGCGGAGGAAGCCGGTAAACTTGGGTCACTTCATTATGTAAAGAGTGTTGAAAAATATCCTGTCTCTAAAATTATGGGAATGGTTAATCTCGATACCGTTGGGCAGTTAGGCCAGGATCCGCTTATAATATTTGGTACCGATTCTGCGCGCGAATGGGTACATATTTTCCGTGGTGCCGGATATGTTACCGGTATTCCAATAAAATCAATTACCAATAATTTTGGAAACAGTGACGAGAAGAGTTTTCTTGATGTGGGTATCCCCGCAGTGCATATTTTCGGCGGAGCGCATGGTAACTACCATCGACCAACCGATACTGTTGATAAAATTGATTCAGCAGGATTGGTCAAAACTGCAGCTATATTAAAAGAGACAGTTGAGTATCTTGCCGCAAGACCGGAACCTCTGACCTCAACTCTAACCACTACAAAAGATGCTACTGCTAAAAAACAGATACATAAAAAAAGGCGTATCATTCTGGGTACTGTTCCGGCATATGGATATACCGGTAAAGGGGTTCTTCTTGACGGTGTTACTTCAGATTCACCCGCAGACAAAACGGGGCTTCGGAAGGGTGACATAATTGTACGCATCGGGGAAGTAGCAATCGGAGATTTGCAAATCTACTCTGATTTTCTAAAGACGTTGCATGCAGGAGATGAGATTGAGATTGTCTATATGCGTGATGGCACAGAACATTCAGTCACTACTAGAGTTGACCTCAGATAA
- a CDS encoding 2-hydroxyacyl-CoA dehydratase subunit D encodes MEKQTGFFDIDDTDSSPDTNGSIGFLSINVPEELIIAAGKTPFRVCGSEKPAKLANAYLPKTFDPYVLDSLEGALDGTYSFLDGVIIANISDGHRRLYDAWRTGAPSTKVFFLDIPKSSNQIGLKAFTLFLSHLKRDLEKAFEEEITDEKLRDAIQNCNTTRTLLTKLSEKRKYNSIPFTGKEFFEMVKWCLSHDKHRVNSALKRYLQKCERIDSNCSQTERDVPRIMIMGSFMGSSSFIGLIESLGARVVCEDLCMGMQYFSTEVSGNFDNPIASLAQRYLTIPTARMVDTEARWNYLLNMTEEYSVDGIVYFALKFDDTHLFEYPYIKNKFQKEGYPLLFIEAENFVTNLGQIETRIQAFTEMLL; translated from the coding sequence ATGGAAAAGCAGACAGGTTTTTTTGACATTGATGATACAGATAGTTCGCCAGATACCAATGGTAGTATCGGCTTTCTATCAATAAACGTGCCTGAGGAATTGATCATTGCTGCAGGAAAGACACCTTTTCGTGTCTGCGGTAGTGAGAAACCGGCAAAACTGGCTAATGCTTACCTTCCCAAGACATTTGATCCCTATGTACTTGATAGCCTTGAAGGGGCACTGGATGGCACATATTCGTTTCTTGACGGAGTCATCATTGCAAATATAAGTGATGGACACCGCAGACTCTATGATGCATGGCGGACAGGTGCTCCTTCAACAAAAGTATTTTTTCTTGATATACCCAAGAGCTCAAATCAGATCGGTTTAAAAGCATTTACCCTTTTCCTGTCTCACCTGAAGCGTGATCTGGAAAAGGCTTTTGAAGAGGAAATTACAGACGAAAAGCTGAGAGATGCTATTCAGAACTGTAACACAACACGAACACTCCTTACAAAGTTAAGTGAAAAAAGGAAATATAATTCGATTCCTTTTACCGGTAAAGAGTTTTTCGAGATGGTAAAATGGTGTCTGTCTCATGATAAACACAGGGTAAACAGTGCTCTTAAGAGATACTTACAGAAATGTGAACGAATTGATTCGAACTGTTCTCAGACAGAGAGAGACGTCCCTCGAATAATGATTATGGGAAGTTTCATGGGATCATCAAGCTTTATAGGTCTTATAGAGTCTTTAGGAGCACGAGTGGTATGCGAGGATCTATGTATGGGAATGCAGTACTTCTCAACGGAAGTAAGCGGGAATTTTGATAATCCCATCGCTTCCCTGGCGCAGAGATATCTTACCATACCTACCGCACGTATGGTGGATACTGAAGCAAGATGGAATTACCTTCTAAACATGACAGAAGAGTATTCTGTGGACGGCATTGTCTATTTTGCCCTGAAATTTGACGATACTCACCTTTTTGAGTATCCTTATATAAAAAACAAATTCCAGAAAGAGGGATATCCCCTGCTATTTATTGAGGCAGAAAATTTTGTAACAAATCTTGGTCAGATAGAGACAAGAATACAGGCATTTACCGAAATGCTTTTATAA
- a CDS encoding glycine zipper family protein, translated as MKIKLISTIICVMAIAIVSNGCLTTTQKGTAIGTATGAALGTGFGALAGSASTGAMIGAGVGALGGALTGDYAEKKREEAQNAQLQRQLYMERQSSSGRGKNYIEGHYEYTKKRKWVDTSKKERVWIAERYEGNRRIEGHYQERPVSSGYWQEYEEKTWVPAHYE; from the coding sequence ATGAAGATAAAATTAATCAGTACAATAATATGTGTCATGGCAATTGCGATTGTTTCCAATGGTTGTTTGACTACTACACAAAAAGGTACTGCAATTGGGACGGCAACCGGTGCAGCTCTGGGAACTGGTTTTGGAGCTTTAGCGGGTAGCGCAAGTACGGGTGCTATGATTGGTGCGGGAGTAGGTGCATTGGGAGGTGCACTTACCGGAGATTATGCGGAAAAAAAAAGGGAAGAGGCGCAAAATGCACAGTTACAGAGACAGCTTTACATGGAAAGACAATCCAGCTCCGGACGGGGGAAAAATTACATTGAAGGTCATTATGAATATACAAAGAAAAGAAAATGGGTTGATACTTCAAAAAAAGAGAGAGTATGGATTGCCGAGAGATATGAAGGGAATCGAAGAATTGAAGGTCATTACCAGGAGCGACCCGTATCTTCTGGCTACTGGCAGGAGTATGAGGAGAAGACGTGGGTTCCTGCGCACTACGAATAA
- a CDS encoding acyl-CoA dehydratase activase, with amino-acid sequence MITSGIDIGSVSTEVVLVGEENEILSYVVLASQTDMEKTANEALDAALEQASLTKQDIDYTVATGYGRNNVPFADKSVTEITCHAQGAYHLFPNTRTIIDIGGQDSKAIAIMARKNREAKVVDFMMNDKCAAGTGRFLEVMAGVLDVDINDMGTLSQKASQETSISSMCTVFAESEVISLIHQKLPKEDIINGLHTAIARKVLSLVQRVPIEEEITLTGGVMKNIGVCEKLQQELAPKKVNLPDEPQIAGALGAAIIARKHVAVQ; translated from the coding sequence ATGATAACATCAGGCATTGATATTGGTTCCGTATCAACGGAAGTTGTCCTGGTTGGAGAGGAAAATGAAATCTTAAGCTACGTTGTACTTGCTTCTCAAACAGATATGGAAAAAACAGCTAATGAGGCTCTGGACGCTGCTCTTGAACAGGCAAGTCTTACAAAACAAGATATAGACTACACAGTCGCAACCGGCTATGGCCGCAACAATGTCCCATTTGCTGACAAGTCGGTCACTGAGATAACGTGTCATGCTCAGGGCGCGTACCATTTATTCCCCAATACACGGACAATTATTGACATCGGAGGACAGGATTCTAAAGCAATCGCCATAATGGCCAGAAAAAACCGTGAAGCAAAAGTGGTTGATTTTATGATGAATGATAAATGTGCTGCGGGCACCGGAAGGTTCCTGGAAGTGATGGCGGGAGTGCTGGATGTTGATATAAATGATATGGGAACACTGTCTCAGAAGGCATCTCAGGAAACATCAATCAGCAGCATGTGCACAGTGTTTGCGGAATCGGAAGTGATCTCTCTTATCCATCAGAAACTTCCCAAAGAGGATATTATCAACGGTCTTCACACTGCCATTGCAAGAAAGGTTTTAAGCCTTGTACAGCGGGTACCAATCGAAGAAGAGATAACCCTCACCGGAGGTGTCATGAAAAACATCGGGGTCTGCGAAAAGCTGCAACAGGAACTTGCACCAAAAAAAGTCAATCTTCCGGATGAACCTCAGATAGCGGGAGCATTAGGAGCGGCAATAATTGCAAGAAAGCATGTTGCTGTGCAGTAG
- a CDS encoding DUF6515 family protein produces MVVRVPRGAVVSNLPKGHKVKVINKVKYYTFNDVYWKQTPTGYIVVSLPGV; encoded by the coding sequence ATTGTTGTTCGTGTTCCGAGAGGTGCGGTAGTCTCTAATCTTCCAAAAGGTCACAAAGTTAAAGTGATAAATAAAGTGAAGTATTATACTTTCAATGATGTCTACTGGAAACAGACTCCAACCGGTTACATTGTTGTCTCTCTTCCTGGCGTATGA